In Bacteroidales bacterium, the genomic window GGCCTCAATTCCTGTGGGACTAAGTCCCGAGATGCTCAGATCAAAAGTGCCGTAAGCTCCCGAACCATCCCGGGCAATGGCCAGGACTTCCGCTTCTCCCTCGCCCAGGGCAATAAATAAACCCTCCGAGGTAATGGAACCCACCGGGCTGCCCGCAGAACTGCTCACGTGCCAGAATACATCCTTGTTACTTGCATTGAACGGGCTAACATTCGCATAAAGCTGTAGCATATCCCCTGTATCCAACACAGAAACGTTCCCGGCGGAAGTCACTTCAATGCTCAGGACCTCAACAACTGCAGGCAGAATAGTCAGCATATAGTCTCCGCTTATTCCGGAACCATCCCGGGCCGAGGCTATCACCTGCACCAAACCCGTATTCCCGGCAGTAAGCAGTCCCCCGGCATCCACGGAGGCCGTTCCGGAGATCTCAATAACACTCCATTCCAGATACTTGTTGGAGGCATTTTCCGGAAGGATGTTTGCATAAAACTGCAAGGTACGAAGCGATTCCAGGCTGTTGACACCTCCTGCCGAAACAATCTCAATGCTTTCTACCAGGACTTCGGGTAATGTAATCGATATATAAAAGATTTCATCCACCCCGGAAGCGTCAGCTGCAGTGGCCACAATGCCCACAGTTCCCGGATTCCCCGCCGTTAATAGTCCCGATGCACTGATGCTGGCGCTTCCCGTTTGGTTGATTACGCTCCAGAGGATATCCGAGTTGCTGGCATCCTCCGGAAGTACCTGGGCCGAAAATTGCAGTGTCGATCCCGTTTCCAGGCTTGTAATTTCACCCGCCGAAAATATGGTGATTTCTTCCACCAGTATGACCGGTGGAAGAATGTCTAAAGCAAAGTTATCTGTCACACCCGAACCGTCCAGGGCCGCCGCCAGAACAGTCACGGTACCCGGATCTCTGCCTATCAGGAATCCACTGCTTGTTATGGTGGCTGTACCGCTGCCATCGATAACACTCCATTCAACTCCCGGATTGCTGGCTTCCTCGGGAAGCACTTCAGCCGAGAACAGCAGGGAGGATCCCGATTCCACACTTGTGGCACCGCCATTCGAAGATATGATTATGTTTACCACCGGGATAACAGGAAGGACAACACTCAGAGAAAAAGTGTCTGCCACCTGTGACCCATCTTCGGCTTTAGCAATCACCTGAACGGTGCCGGCTGTCAGGCCGGTCACCAGTCCCTCCCCCGATACACTGGCTGTCCCGCTTTCATTAACGATGCTCCAGAGAACCGTGGTATTGCTTGCCTCCTGGGGCGACACACTGGCAAAGCACTGAAGACTTTGTCCCTCCGGAAGTTCAGTCTCCCCCCCGGCGGTGGTAATCAGAATATCGCTTACCGGAACAAGCGGATCGAGGACAGGCACCAGAAGAGTATCTGCAACTCCCGAACCGTCGAGGGCCCTGGCAAGCACCCGGACTTCCCCGGGCTGTCCGCCCCTGATCAATCCGTCCTGGCTGATGGTCGCCGTCCCGCTACCCTGGAGCACGCTCCACTGAATCTCCTGGCTGGTAGCGTTTTCAGGCAGAACTGTGGCCAGCAGCTGCAGCTGTTGGCCCGTCATAACACTTGTATCCCCCGTGGCATAAAGCCCGATATCGCTTACCGCAATCTCGTTATCCCAGCCTGCAATCCTGGCCAGCATCCACCACATGGCTTTGGCCAGGCGCAGAGCTCCCACCTCACCGATGTGATCCCCGTCCTCGGTAAAAGAGATCAGGTTCCAGTTTGCGTCGTAATCCAGCATATTCTCAGGGTGGATCTGTGCATGGGGCCGGGGACTTCCATCGTCGTTCCAGACTGCCATGTTCTGTTCTCCACTGTTGCTCCAGCACAAAATATCTGCATAGTCAAATAATATCCTGGAGGCATCCCCGGCTACATGGGCTCTGATATAATCATGTTTAATCTCACGCTGGAAGCCATTTTCAGTGCCAGCATGTTCGGGCCAGTCCACCGGACCTGTAGTATATATCCATTTCGTGGGGTAAGAATTATCTGTAGAGTGCTGATTATACGATTCCACGGCTTCCAGATAAGTATCCATGCTTACACTGTTGCCTGTCAGGGCCTGATCTTCAGCATCCAGTCCCCATCGCATGCTTCCCTCGGGGCTTCCTGAGGAACGGCCGGCCCAGCGAACCTGATATACCGGATCTTCAAGCCCTCCCGGTTCATCTCCCAGGGTCATGTCCCAGCACCAGCCAAAACCCATCACATCAAAAGGGTTTCCTGTGGCAGCCTGGTCACTGATATCATCCTTTATACCGGCAACACCGGCCTCTGAGAAAAAGATATCTTCCCCGGCAATCATGTGCCTGCCCATCCTGAGATACTGACTTGTTTCGGAGGAAGGAGAACCCATGTTATAAATCTCCACCTGGTAGGTATTGTCCATCTCCTCAAGAAGTACCAACCCCAGCCTGTAAGCCAAAGAGTGGGACTCCCCGGCTATGGAAACCAGCATGGTCTTAACCGCATCTATATATTTTTGAGGTATTTGATTATATTGATCAACTACCGTATGATCAGCCACAATTTGTGCATTCATCATCAAATTGAAACAAATAAAGAAAATAATTAATTGTATGATTTTCATATTCAGCAATTTAATTATTTCTTTTCCCAATTAAATAATTCTTGACATAATTGGAAATACCTTCTTCCAAACTGGTAAATGCGTGAATATAGCCCACCTCTCTAAGTTTAGTCATATCCGCTTCAGTGAAATACTGGTAGGTATCCCGGATATCCTCGGGAGTATCAATGAACGTGATTACAGCCTTTTTATCCAATGCCCGAAAGGTGTTGCTTACCAGATCGCTAAAGGTTCTTGCTTTCCCGGTACCCAAATTATACAATCCGCTTTCGGGCCGTTTCTCCATCAGGAAAATGATGACCGGGACCACATCCTTCACATAAATAAAATCCCGGGCCTGCTCTCCATCCTTATAATCGGGATGATGCGACCGGAACAATTTCATTTGCCCGGTTTCCTGAATCTGCCTGAAGGCATGGTAAACCACAGATGCCATCCGGCCCTTGTGGTACTCATTAGGCCCATAAACATTGAAGAATTTCAGTCCGGCCCAGAAGAAGGGCTTGTGCTCCTGCTCCAGCACCCAGCGGTCGAACTCATTCTTGCTGCGTCCGTATGGGTTAAGCGGTTTTAACTCCGGAACCACCTGGTGGGAATCCACATAACCCTGTTCCCCCAATCCGTAAGTGGCTGCCGAGCTGGCATAGATCAGCGGCAGGCCAAACTCCACACATAAAGAATACACCGCTTTTGAATAGTCGAGGTTCAGCTCCAGGAATACTTCCCAGTCAGTCTCCGTGGTATCGGTGCGGGCACCCAGGTGAATGACCATCTGAACCTGCCGGTGATTTTCCCTGAGCCAGCTGCAGAACTCCCTCCTGTCCAGGAGCATTTTAAACTGCTTCCCGAAGTAATTCCGCTCTTTGTCAGGTCGGGAAAAATCATCCACCAGCACCAGGTCGTAATACCCTTCAGCATTCAATCCGGTGATCAGATTACTGCCTATAAAGCCTGCTGCTCCAGTCACAATTATCACCTTATAAAGATACGGATTTGTTCTGTTCTACAGAATACAGAAGAAGGGTTTTAAATAATATTTAACATCTGCTTATGAATAATTTGTTTCTTTGTACTCATGGAACAAATCAATAACGGCCTGGGTGAAAGCCAAACAGGCGGATACAACCGCATCGAAAGATGGGATGAGGAGACCACCTCCAGGATCACAGACTATTACGCAGAGATCCTGAACCTGCTGGGTGAGGATGCCCAGCGGGAAGGACTTAAAGAAACCCCGAAGAGGGTGGCAAAGTCCTTACAGTTCCTTACCCAGGGTTACGGGACAGATCCTTCCGATATTCTCAAGTCTGCCATGTTTCACGAAGAGTATTCCGAAATGGTCATCGTGAAGGATATCGAGCTCTTCTCTTTGTGCGAACATCATATGCTTCCCTTTATCGGGAAGGCACACGTGGCCTACATTCCCAACGGACGAATCACCGGCCTTAGTAAAATTGCCAGGGTCGTGGATGGCTATGCCCGAAGGCTGCAGGTGCAGGAAAGGCTAACGGTACAGATCAGGGACTGTATACAGGATACCTTAAAACCACTGGGTGTGGCGGTGGTCATCGAAGCCCTGCACCTTTGTATGGTCATGCGCGGTGTTCAGAAGCAGCATTCGGTTACCACCACCTCTGCTTTTACAGGCGCTTTCATGAATTCAGACA contains:
- a CDS encoding Ig-like domain-containing protein produces the protein MKIIQLIIFFICFNLMMNAQIVADHTVVDQYNQIPQKYIDAVKTMLVSIAGESHSLAYRLGLVLLEEMDNTYQVEIYNMGSPSSETSQYLRMGRHMIAGEDIFFSEAGVAGIKDDISDQAATGNPFDVMGFGWCWDMTLGDEPGGLEDPVYQVRWAGRSSGSPEGSMRWGLDAEDQALTGNSVSMDTYLEAVESYNQHSTDNSYPTKWIYTTGPVDWPEHAGTENGFQREIKHDYIRAHVAGDASRILFDYADILCWSNSGEQNMAVWNDDGSPRPHAQIHPENMLDYDANWNLISFTEDGDHIGEVGALRLAKAMWWMLARIAGWDNEIAVSDIGLYATGDTSVMTGQQLQLLATVLPENATSQEIQWSVLQGSGTATISQDGLIRGGQPGEVRVLARALDGSGVADTLLVPVLDPLVPVSDILITTAGGETELPEGQSLQCFASVSPQEASNTTVLWSIVNESGTASVSGEGLVTGLTAGTVQVIAKAEDGSQVADTFSLSVVLPVIPVVNIIISSNGGATSVESGSSLLFSAEVLPEEASNPGVEWSVIDGSGTATITSSGFLIGRDPGTVTVLAAALDGSGVTDNFALDILPPVILVEEITIFSAGEITSLETGSTLQFSAQVLPEDASNSDILWSVINQTGSASISASGLLTAGNPGTVGIVATAADASGVDEIFYISITLPEVLVESIEIVSAGGVNSLESLRTLQFYANILPENASNKYLEWSVIEISGTASVDAGGLLTAGNTGLVQVIASARDGSGISGDYMLTILPAVVEVLSIEVTSAGNVSVLDTGDMLQLYANVSPFNASNKDVFWHVSSSAGSPVGSITSEGLFIALGEGEAEVLAIARDGSGAYGTFDLSISGLSPTGIEAAEGLISIYPNPGEGHFYVNLGEPETRQLFVISASGAVLLERKLEPGLQVLELDLSPQQPGLYFIQISSGKDVVVKPIIIAR
- the folE gene encoding GTP cyclohydrolase I FolE, which produces MEQINNGLGESQTGGYNRIERWDEETTSRITDYYAEILNLLGEDAQREGLKETPKRVAKSLQFLTQGYGTDPSDILKSAMFHEEYSEMVIVKDIELFSLCEHHMLPFIGKAHVAYIPNGRITGLSKIARVVDGYARRLQVQERLTVQIRDCIQDTLKPLGVAVVIEALHLCMVMRGVQKQHSVTTTSAFTGAFMNSDKTREEFIHLIGNKLH
- the rfaD gene encoding ADP-glyceromanno-heptose 6-epimerase is translated as MTGAAGFIGSNLITGLNAEGYYDLVLVDDFSRPDKERNYFGKQFKMLLDRREFCSWLRENHRQVQMVIHLGARTDTTETDWEVFLELNLDYSKAVYSLCVEFGLPLIYASSAATYGLGEQGYVDSHQVVPELKPLNPYGRSKNEFDRWVLEQEHKPFFWAGLKFFNVYGPNEYHKGRMASVVYHAFRQIQETGQMKLFRSHHPDYKDGEQARDFIYVKDVVPVIIFLMEKRPESGLYNLGTGKARTFSDLVSNTFRALDKKAVITFIDTPEDIRDTYQYFTEADMTKLREVGYIHAFTSLEEGISNYVKNYLIGKRNN